DNA sequence from the Schistocerca americana isolate TAMUIC-IGC-003095 chromosome 2, iqSchAmer2.1, whole genome shotgun sequence genome:
TGTTCCCTAAAACAATTGTCGAAACTGTTCGCGCGCTGGCGTACATAAGTTTGTCACAGTTTTGGCATTCATTTCTCTACACATCTGATGCCATAAATCACCTTTTCTTTTCTGGAGTCTAGATTCCAAATTATCTTTGGTCTAGAGACTAATGATAACGGCTACTTCCTCAAAGCATTATGCTATATATCATATAATGGTCTCTAACGTGTTAATGATAATGGTTCTTATTACTATTTTGCATACATACTCTAGATTCAATGAGAACTGTGGTCTTTTATAACATTTCCCAACTTCACTTATCTTCTTTATTCTTTCTTCTTgctagctgcgcggagtggccgtgcggtttgaggtgccatgcacggattgcgcggtctctcccgccgcaggttcgagtcctccctcgggcgtgggtgtgtgtgtagttcttagcgtaagttagcttaaggggggacgtacacgaaactgcagtaattttaaaagtattttataaaactctaattttttaagataatcaatccaaatttggtacagttattaagaAATGTTATGCGCATATGAacctaaattttcatttttattgaccttttacatctttaattattaacaattaattttttttcaacaatgtaattacaaatgttccttttttgagaaaactgtgagagcaatgttaatgaatttttgtacacactttcataccaaataattacaaaactctgtggagcagaatttttatatcttcttttgttcagtttttacgggtctcccaatttccctgaaaaataatatatcaaatttaaggaatattttctaccataaataccttactattttattaaatgaaaattccttccacagaatttttcactatagtactgactagtcatataccaaatttcacttctctaccttttgtggtttttgagaaaaaggtacataaagttataaaaatgtaagttacgggAAAACTGAATCAATGATTTGATAGTGTTTGTATTAGGTCTTACCGTCTCTGTGTGAACTAGTGCAAGCCATATGCATACTCCTCTTCATCTGCAAGCAGTCTCTTCTTTGCTTGTCTTCTTTGGTTAACCTGCTGTTCAATTTTATTGGCTGTAATATCAGCCGCAGCAACTCTTTTGTCATCGATGTCCTTCAATATTGAATAGGTGAAAGCTCCTGGATGaaatcctagcctctgtagagtttttattcttccaagattaccattgttaaaaactaaacaagcatcatatgcagcaatttcaacaataattgttgaaacaaatgttgtttttGGGCAACGTTTCCAAATCAGTgagttgtaactttcattagggttttgtgtctttccatgcacACACTTTCGTAGGAGGTCTGGCTCTGCTAAACACCTAAATGTTGGTTTTATAGCACTTAAAACAGCCACAGGTaaactgtgcttgtgtgaatagTTCATGCCATCACGCTCAGCCTGCTTGAATTTGCACcacgatatgtcacacaaattatGTACAGGTTTGTCATCTGTGGatagtttatgaaaataaatagaCCACACAGCCTTCTGCATGTTATTCAAATTTCCACTGTTGTCCCTTATTGCCTTGCCATAGTACACTTGTAAAGAATGAATTTCTTTGTCTGTGAGTCTGTTGGGACCACCTAaaagttttccatcctcaagtttcCTGCCCTTCAATTCAcgtttcaattttaaaagtctgcctcccattcgtttttgcacatgtccaacacattccaacttttctatagcACAATGGGGACCATAAGGTTCACTTTCCAAAACAGTTTTGAAGGAGCTGgagtcaccatcaccaaggtattttgtGTATCTAACACCGTACTTTTCCACACTTCGATGGAACATAAGTTTCATAGCTGCAGGTTCCATTCCACCACTAGAACCAGAATAATTTCTACAGCACACTTTCTTGTGTTCAACCTgccacttattttcttccacttcaccaGCTCTCTTTCCGAGTACACAGCTATAGCAATATTTGCTCATTACCTGAACGTCAAGAATTTTTCCAGTATCAACACTAATGACAGATGATACTCCATACAGTGATGTATGTCCACGCTTCATCCACGTTCCATCACATGACACACACAAATCGGTGTCTGGCGTGTTATCTGCTTCTGTCTTTAGTTCACTattcatcttcacagcttccttTGCAGAGGACTTCAAGTTTTCTTCCACTTCCTCTTGAAGAGCACTTAGCAGTGTTTTATTTCCAGTGGTGTACCTAGCACTTGGTTGTGGCATGTTCATGATCCCACAAAACAGTCTGGTACCTTCCCTGCCTATGCCCAAACATCTCATGCCATATATTAAACGCATATTTGCTTCATATATCCGGTTACTTGATGCCGAAGTTCTAAAAGCAGTGTCTGAATGACAGCTTTCACAAGTAAGATGCAACATACACACTATTCCAATTCTGTTTTCTTCGTCATATAATCTCAAACTTTTTGCACCACAGTCAGCACATACACAAGCAGATGATATAATATCAGATAGTATTTTCAAATCAATAAGCCTAAAACCACTAGTAGCTTGAGTGTCTGAGCCACAATCATCAAGTGATTGACAGCTGTCAATTTTCCTTCTCGAAGCACTCGCTTTCTTGGTTGAAGTATCGTTTCCATTTGTTATTATGGGGCTGGTTTTCAAGTTGTCTTTACTACATCGAGAAGCTTGACACTTTCTAACCTTTTTAAACACCTTACTAGAACGCGGCATGCTGCAAAATATAATAACAAGTCTACTTACAACTTTCGTAAAAATGTATTCCAAACAAACACTCGTAAACAAACGCTATAAATCAAAGAATATAAAACCAGCGGCAGAGATATTATTCCACAGCCTTCTTGATGTAGTACACAAACGTTCCCTGCATTGTGACTgcacaaaactggaaaaaaacgcagtatAAATAGATATACGAGAGGATGAAGACCAAGATGGGGGGGCGTCGCCCTGtgcaagctattacaaattattatttttttcccccttagaagcggaattggaacgtaatatttggtaattgaaatttcaataccatgtagtaaatgaagagccaataaaatttttttcacaaatttggtcattttcatgtacgtccccccttaagtaatgtgtaagtctagggaacgatgacctcagcagtttggtcccttaggaattcacacacatttgaacatcttcttGCTGTGAAAACTTGCGTAAGTTTGTCCAAGTCTCTGTCTCATCGACTTCAAAAGGAGACACAACATACAGACTAAAAATGTAAGAGATGATGTTTATATAATTTGGCTTCATTAATTACACCATAAtcgttcattaattaattaattaaaattatttaaattattttaaaattgctttaaatAACCAGATATCTATGTAGTTTGTGCATATATCTAGTATTGTTTTAATCAAACTGTTACTCATCGTAAATCCACCATACTAAGGAGCACATctaggaaataaatttaaaacgtatGAAAGAAGCTGCCAATTCAAATTGTAACGTTTCTCTGACTGGTATGATCGGTTAAATTTTGACCATACGAAAGGGTAGAAGTGTAGCGCCCCTCGGAACTGTGATTTCTTATTAAAGAAAGAAGTGAATAAATAATCGCTGAAATATGTTTTGAAGATGAGTgtatcaaaaattaattttatttatttatctcttatcAGTAAACATAAAAGTAATTTACAAAACTCTCTTCTTCAGTCTAGTTCGGTATTACTAACTgaatttcctttagtttcatttatTTCAAAACCAGTTTCAATATTTGAGATTTAATGACCATGAATAACAATTAACCTCTCCTTTACAGATTTATTGGCAATAGCTTTCATCTGTGAGGGTTTTCGGTTATGGTTATTAATAATATCTGCGTTCCTTGCCTTCGCCTTTGCAAGTTTACTTCTTAGTTGACTAATaatattcagccggccgaagtggccgtgcggttaaaggcgctgcagtctggaaccgcaagaccgctacggtcgcaggttcgaatcctgcctcgggcatggatgtttgtgatgtccttaggttagttaggtttaactagttctaagttctaggggactaatgacctcagcagttgagtcccatagtgctcagagccatttaataataTTCATGTTCGTCATATTGCCTTGGGCTTTAAACTTACATTTTTGTGCTGTTTTATTGCCTTCAACAGCAGAATCTCCATTTTTACACTTGATGAGATTGACATGAAGCGCATGCACATATTACGTACGTAATAGGGATTTAAGCAAGTACGAATCCATTCTGGGAGCAACATTAAATTGCCTTATTGAACAACGAAGTTACATTATCTGCGTAGCTTACGTTGCTGAG
Encoded proteins:
- the LOC124595533 gene encoding uncharacterized protein LOC124595533, whose protein sequence is MPRSSKVFKKVRKCQASRCSKDNLKTSPIITNGNDTSTKKASASRRKIDSCQSLDDCGSDTQATSGFRLIDLKILSDIISSACVCADCGAKSLRLYDEENRIGIVCMLHLTCESCHSDTAFRTSASSNRIYEANMRLIYGMRCLGIGREGTRLFCGIMNMPQPSARYTTGNKTLLSALQEEVEENLKSSAKEAVKMNSELKTEADNTPDTDLCVSCDGTWMKRGHTSLYGVSSVISVDTGKILDVQVMSKYCYSCVLGKRAGEVEENKWQVEHKKVCCRNYSGSSGGMEPAAMKLMFHRSVEKYGVRYTKYLGDGDSSSFKTVLESEPYGPHCAIEKLECVGHVQKRMGGRLLKLKRELKGRKLEDGKLLGGPNRLTDKEIHSLQVYYGKAIRDNSGNLNNMQKAVWSIYFHKLSTDDKPVHNLCDISWCKFKQAERDGMNYSHKHSLPVAVLSAIKPTFRCLAEPDLLRKCVHGKTQNPNESYNSLIWKRCPKTTFVSTIIVEIAAYDACLVFNNGNLGRIKTLQRLGFHPGAFTYSILKDIDDKRVAAADITANKIEQQVNQRRQAKKRLLADEEEYAYGLH